In a single window of the Mus musculus strain C57BL/6J chromosome 6, GRCm38.p6 C57BL/6J genome:
- the Setmar gene encoding histone-lysine N-methyltransferase SETMAR isoform 2 (isoform 2 is encoded by transcript variant 2) produces the protein MDRSISFIPVGHPCTAKVYTPDHVAGPGADIDPTQITFPGCACIETPCVPGTCSCLRHENNYDDNLCLRDVGSEGKYAKPVFECNVLCQCGMRCRNRVVQNGLHFLLQVFQTEKKGWGLRTLEFIPKGRFVCEYAGEVLGFSEVQRRIHLQTSHDSNYIIAVREHIYSGQIMETFVDPTYIGNIGRFLNHSCEPNLLMIPVRIDSMVPKLALFAAKDILPGEELSYDYSGRFLNQVSSKDKEKIDCSPPRKPCYCGAQSCTTFLPYDSSLYMAP, from the exons ATGGACAGGAGCATCTCTTTCATCCCTGTAGGACATCCCTGCACAGCTAAAGTG TATACTCCTGATCATGTTGCTGGACCTGGAGCAGACATTGACCCCACACAAATAACCTTCCCTGGATGTGCTTGCATCGAAACTCCATGTGTCCCTGGCACTTGCTCTTGTCTTCGCCATGAGAATAACTACGATGACAATTTATGCCTTAGGGATGTGGGATCCGAAGGAAAGTACGCCAAGCCAGTTTTTGAATGCAATGTTCTGTGCCAGTGTGGCATGCGCTGCAGAAATAGGGTGGTCCAGAATGGCCTACACTTCCTTCTCCAGGTGTTCCAGACAGAGAAAAAAGGCTGGGGACTTCGGACTTTGGAATTTATACCCAAGGGAAGATTTGTCTGTGAGTATGCTGGGGAGGTGTTAGGATTCTCTGAAGTGCAAAGAAGAATTCACCTACAAACATCACATGACTCAAATTACATCATCGCTGTCAGAGAACACATTTacagtggacagatcatggaaacatttGTCGACCCTACCTACATAGGAAATATTGGGAGATTCCTCAACCATTCTTGTGAACCAAATCTGTTGATGATTCCTGTCCGAATTGACTCAATGGTACCCAAGCTGGCACTTTTCGCAGCCAAAGATATTTTGCCAGGAGAAGAACTCTCTTACGACTATTCAGGAAGATTCCTTAACCAAGTAAGTagtaaagacaaagaaaagatagACTGTAGCCCACCACGAAAGCCTTGTTACTGTGGGGCC